The following coding sequences lie in one Xanthomonas hortorum pv. pelargonii genomic window:
- a CDS encoding rhomboid family intramembrane serine protease: protein MFVSLPSRKKPTPRWAVPLLFATVWLAYLWSISRPGEARNTLWLDWGALSSGVSNLGDWWATLRDGSVLRLFTALFLHADWSHLLGNLVFLLIFGLPAERILGPWRLLLLFLVGGAASNLAAIFAIGTPDRVIIGASGAVSALIGTYLALFPGAKLGVVLPLGVFLEFIRVPAPLLIGVWAMLQVVFAYIGPAFGMVAWSAHIAGFVFGIVYGLYVRAAIARRLRKRHGF from the coding sequence ATGTTCGTCTCTCTCCCCTCCCGCAAGAAACCTACCCCCCGCTGGGCGGTGCCGTTGCTGTTCGCAACCGTCTGGCTGGCTTACCTGTGGTCGATCAGCCGGCCAGGCGAGGCGCGCAACACGCTATGGCTGGACTGGGGCGCGCTGTCCAGCGGCGTCTCCAACCTGGGCGACTGGTGGGCGACCCTGCGCGACGGCAGCGTGCTGCGGCTGTTCACGGCCCTGTTCCTGCATGCCGACTGGTCGCATCTGCTCGGCAACCTGGTGTTCCTGCTGATCTTCGGGCTGCCGGCCGAGCGCATTCTGGGGCCGTGGCGGTTGCTGCTGCTGTTTCTGGTCGGCGGCGCGGCCTCCAACCTGGCGGCGATCTTTGCGATCGGCACGCCGGACCGGGTGATCATCGGCGCCTCGGGCGCGGTGTCGGCATTGATCGGCACCTATCTGGCGCTGTTTCCCGGCGCCAAGCTGGGCGTGGTGCTGCCGCTGGGGGTGTTTCTGGAATTCATCCGGGTGCCGGCGCCGTTGCTGATCGGGGTGTGGGCGATGCTGCAGGTGGTGTTCGCCTACATCGGCCCGGCGTTCGGCATGGTGGCGTGGTCGGCGCATATCGCCGGTTTCGTGTTCGGGATCGTCTATGGCCTGTACGTGCGCGCGGCGATCGCGCGGCGGCTGCGCAAGCGCCACGGGTTTTAA
- a CDS encoding DUF1820 family protein — translation MVKPLYKVTFHNHGKVYELYAREVTSSHLWGFNQIGELVFDVHDGLVVDPTEERLREEFGNTKTLHLPMQSIVRIEEVEKKGQSVIRDATTGDKVVTPFPLPTKPR, via the coding sequence ATGGTCAAACCTTTGTACAAAGTCACCTTCCACAATCATGGCAAGGTGTACGAGCTTTACGCGCGCGAGGTCACCAGCAGCCATCTGTGGGGCTTCAACCAGATCGGCGAGCTGGTGTTCGACGTGCACGACGGGTTGGTGGTGGATCCCACCGAAGAACGGTTGCGCGAAGAGTTCGGCAATACCAAGACGCTGCACCTGCCGATGCAGAGCATCGTGCGGATCGAAGAGGTCGAGAAGAAAGGCCAGTCGGTGATCCGCGATGCCACCACCGGCGACAAGGTGGTCACGCCGTTCCCGCTGCCGACCAAGCCGCGCTGA
- a CDS encoding D-2-hydroxyacid dehydrogenase family protein, whose product MRILVPDDYQGAVRQLPCLQRLQGHDVQVLGALATDPNEWAERLVEADALVLIRERTRVDATLLRRLPRLKLISQTGRVGAHVDVAACTEFGVAVAEGVGSPVAPAELTWALILSASRRLTEYQRALHQGRWQALGDPGLGRVLHGRTLGIWSYGRIGQRVAGFGRAFGMQVLVWGGEASCAQAAGDGFEIAASREDLFERSDVLSLHRRLSAQTRHQVTVDDLARMRRDALLVNTSRAELIAPGALLAALDAGRPAQAAVDVFEREPVLDARDALLQHPRVLATPHLGYVERDSYALYFEAAFDNVLAFAAGTPRNLVNPEALAIAR is encoded by the coding sequence ATGCGCATCCTGGTGCCCGACGATTACCAGGGCGCCGTCCGCCAGCTGCCCTGTTTGCAACGGTTGCAAGGGCACGATGTGCAGGTGCTGGGTGCGCTGGCCACCGATCCCAACGAATGGGCCGAGCGGCTGGTGGAAGCCGATGCGCTGGTGCTGATTCGCGAGCGTACCCGCGTGGATGCCACGCTGCTGCGGCGTTTGCCACGGCTCAAGTTGATCAGCCAGACCGGGCGGGTGGGCGCACATGTGGATGTGGCCGCGTGCACCGAGTTCGGGGTGGCAGTGGCCGAAGGCGTCGGCTCGCCGGTGGCGCCGGCCGAGCTGACCTGGGCCTTGATCCTGTCGGCCAGCCGGCGGCTGACCGAGTACCAGCGCGCGCTGCATCAGGGCCGCTGGCAGGCGCTGGGTGATCCCGGGTTGGGACGCGTGCTGCACGGGCGCACCTTGGGCATCTGGAGTTATGGGCGGATCGGCCAGCGCGTGGCCGGCTTCGGGCGTGCGTTCGGCATGCAGGTGCTGGTGTGGGGCGGCGAAGCCTCCTGCGCGCAGGCCGCGGGCGATGGGTTCGAGATCGCCGCCAGCCGCGAGGACCTGTTCGAACGCAGCGATGTGCTGTCGCTGCATCGGCGCCTGAGCGCGCAGACACGCCATCAGGTGACCGTGGACGATCTGGCGCGCATGCGCCGCGATGCCTTGCTGGTGAACACCAGCCGCGCCGAATTGATCGCGCCAGGTGCGCTGTTGGCCGCGTTGGACGCAGGCCGTCCGGCGCAGGCGGCGGTGGATGTGTTCGAACGTGAGCCGGTGCTGGATGCGCGCGATGCGTTGCTGCAGCACCCGCGCGTGTTGGCGACGCCGCATTTGGGCTATGTGGAACGCGACAGCTACGCGCTGTACTTCGAAGCGGCATTCGACAATGTGCTGGCGTTTGCCGCAGGCACGCCGCGCAATCTGGTCAATCCCGAGGCGTTGGCGATTGCGCGATAG
- a CDS encoding S41 family peptidase, whose translation MRVAVLSVALSLALFASPGWAQKAGTAAAQATADDPEANEAAVSKVPLEEIRRFVAVYNAVKQAYVDPVEDKKLMHAAVRGLLSDLDPHSTYFDKEDAEAFDEQATGAYDGIGVELLQQQDNTLKVIAPIDDTPAARAGIRAGDVIVAIDGKPIDASKAMEPLRGESGSKVTLTILREKTPKPFDVTLQRETIRVASVRSKLLEPGYGYIRISTFQADTGADFQKNLKQLQAGGKLRGLVLDLRSNPGGLLTAAVQVADDLLDKGNIVSTRGRISISDAKFDATPGDLLGGVPVIVLVDAGSASASEVLAGALRDNQRARIIGSRTFGKGSVQTVLPLDNGDSVKLTTARYYTPSGKSIQASGIVPEVLLTPEPQPGDADLPASLTDYSEATLPGHLRGDAEGEEGYSAGDVLPGDGPIAAALAELKQPGSAAKAQAALKAKAQAAQKAKAAKTAAEPKPAAARPATGDKPKPTDKPTEPAEKAKPAAPAEPTAPAEKPKPAEPVK comes from the coding sequence ATGCGCGTAGCTGTCCTGTCCGTTGCCCTGTCGCTGGCCTTGTTCGCGTCGCCCGGTTGGGCACAGAAGGCCGGCACCGCCGCCGCCCAGGCCACTGCGGACGATCCGGAAGCCAATGAAGCCGCCGTGTCCAAGGTGCCGCTGGAGGAGATCCGCCGCTTCGTGGCGGTCTACAACGCGGTCAAGCAGGCGTATGTGGATCCGGTCGAAGACAAGAAGCTGATGCATGCCGCCGTACGTGGCCTGCTCTCGGATCTGGACCCGCACAGCACCTATTTCGACAAGGAAGACGCCGAGGCCTTCGACGAGCAAGCCACCGGCGCCTACGACGGCATCGGCGTGGAATTGCTGCAGCAGCAGGACAACACGCTCAAGGTGATCGCCCCGATCGACGACACCCCGGCCGCGCGCGCCGGCATCCGCGCCGGCGATGTGATCGTGGCCATCGACGGCAAGCCGATCGACGCCAGCAAGGCGATGGAGCCGCTGCGTGGCGAATCCGGCAGCAAGGTCACCCTGACCATCCTGCGCGAGAAGACGCCCAAGCCGTTCGACGTCACCCTGCAGCGCGAGACCATCCGCGTGGCCAGCGTGCGCAGCAAGCTGCTGGAACCGGGCTACGGCTATATCCGCATCAGCACCTTCCAGGCCGACACCGGTGCCGACTTCCAGAAGAACCTCAAGCAACTGCAGGCCGGCGGCAAGTTGCGCGGCCTGGTGCTGGATCTGCGCAGCAATCCGGGCGGCCTGCTGACCGCCGCGGTACAGGTCGCCGACGATCTGCTCGACAAGGGCAACATCGTCAGCACCCGCGGACGTATTTCGATCAGCGATGCCAAGTTCGACGCCACCCCAGGCGATCTGCTCGGCGGGGTGCCGGTCATCGTGCTGGTGGACGCCGGCTCGGCCAGCGCCTCGGAAGTGCTGGCCGGCGCGCTGCGCGACAACCAGCGCGCGCGCATCATCGGCAGCCGCACCTTCGGCAAGGGCTCGGTGCAGACCGTGCTGCCGCTGGACAACGGCGACTCGGTCAAGCTCACCACCGCGCGCTATTACACGCCCAGCGGCAAGTCGATCCAGGCCAGCGGCATCGTGCCGGAAGTGCTGCTCACCCCGGAACCGCAACCGGGCGACGCCGACCTGCCGGCCAGCCTGACCGACTACAGCGAAGCCACCTTGCCCGGCCATCTGCGTGGCGATGCCGAGGGCGAAGAGGGCTATAGCGCCGGCGACGTACTGCCGGGCGATGGCCCGATCGCCGCCGCATTGGCCGAACTCAAGCAGCCCGGCTCGGCCGCCAAGGCCCAAGCCGCGCTCAAAGCCAAGGCACAGGCAGCGCAGAAGGCCAAGGCCGCCAAGACAGCGGCCGAACCCAAGCCGGCAGCAGCGCGTCCGGCGACCGGCGACAAGCCCAAGCCCACCGACAAGCCCACCGAACCGGCTGAAAAAGCCAAGCCAGCGGCGCCAGCCGAACCGACCGCGCCTGCGGAAAAACCCAAGCCGGCCGAACCGGTCAAGTAA